A region of Plutella xylostella chromosome 29, ilPluXylo3.1, whole genome shotgun sequence DNA encodes the following proteins:
- the LOC105392646 gene encoding maternal protein tudor isoform X1, with protein MALPNDGQRAFRLFVTHVDSDGPFLKICGQLDKQAALMIESLIDSSRENFEKGIGAVPPAAIHEGIICAAKYKDGTYYRAKIVSTTTLSNGLVGVHFIDYGNKDIISLSTIRFLDSYDPLLLQLRGQASDYYVARVMHPAARWDEPLLLKLQALLCYSEYPVNVEAQTRTIPIVSILFQGNDLSQHLVNNKYGIAVPVTKQEVLLLQLNNESMQPMSSTWQPSYSPEPNNFTEHVPFFTNQIFPSNPASAMRLQQNVSVPFNGGYVPAPSAISQRLMVNKTSRNPVTLRAPIRQPQQPPPSGGATPVSPALNTPPPGKPVSPQKSSKTYKSRLLEINSQHKVFVSYCEEGPELFAVQLVTDAKRLEDMMDEINRQPHRSLTEPPMIGTVCLGRMSGDRIICRAIVMNLSGQQCKLFFVDFGDTEMVSYYDIFDIPEEFVKPNVFAMRFCLSGVKNFKKGPHLNESFKQLVNGKVLTLRVVAPEGPPLIQYGELYLDNKNVSDLLTSTIKETLQFKWMDMLTRGSKMSILVSYVDSCHKFYVQLSDQIEELNRVMDAVKAHCERSSSPGALPLGAACCAKFPDDGNWYRARVLNQQGGKVTVAYVDYGNEQEISVSDLRTITPELIQLPAQALKCALKGYEDKPIETKSSNQLEMLALEKTLMAHVMGSTSADTMLVSLVDDSCSPPLDVARRMMQLSTPRSHEPKATTPVRKDAPEPGFSSPESADDRKKGFRREKSFKDDRRPRDGDDLAQRGGSFRARDNRDGFDRSGPGRHSEKFAGRPDKGDRRGGSKPWENQSSGPVTASEDTWEESAPPARHGRDFRDKKKGPKPDQPERSQPTDRTGPKPGWKNKAESGGPKRTKPGDGPNDPKPSIQDRLRRDNKFNKQDEWEEKKNDNWESNSRPERPPRREYGGDRRDNWGDKKENFHQKRDFNRDRGERGDRGDRPKSNFTPRDRADRSFGSDEHKSDRSFRTDKPRGPYKPRNVPKDLPSPVPLNKPFPEQTIEANAQHEVSVTWIISPDSFYTQILSLQTKFLDMMHKIPEIYKGVRSYSGDISVGASVLAKYPEDGVLYRATVISTQPFGKYIVQYIDFGNKFVVDARDIWQLDEQLLEVPKMAVHCSLLGVAPKDGEWKANNDIDLCFNAPRYQCVFQEATEEGKYKVSLWNNGASVADMLIEKELAAASDLGSAVTVKDEAIDLSIIVGQQALCRVTHVESFDKFFIQLDLEKAKLVEKAIDNFDATLSFLGRRLTPLAESSLTDGVHCTVKRDGRTHRAILTDTSDKTAIKAVLPDYGINVTTTMDNLMILPTELSVYYYQSLECCLHNYTEESTKLLSLDELKERLTDKKFIVYINDVPNISLHTTLYDPATGAKVAIFTPDEGAYESVTPLCARAVFNYNFGLAYISHVASLDEVYLQKAADGDRIAELLDELYKFYEEGTPEPLESFEVEGLCAAKSSDGNWYRATIVTSSDDECNVQFTDYGNCETLPKDSLKKLNTKFYEPCALALVVGLGLAPLSDDAVAKLKEWTEEKELQVTVSFGTDGWLASLHSDGVDLSMKLVNEKLAAPQTQAEEATPAPAAEEPVSLPSGCTSVYISHIDTPGQFWLQMSDKIDAIEEIQAELQEKAASFADVENRELGTLCIAKYLADDQWYRAEILDADSDITTVRFIDYGNTDVLDNQPGLIKVLPDNLKEAERYAVKSSVNAVPTGTGQWSDTASDYFMQLVGDLSSPVDALIVLKDVTTYVDIFVNGQNLTDKLVAEGHANRAEEPACGDLPTCFASHVNSPSEFWVQLEAATAELQAMEALMEDADNFPELTDKEEGVICAAKYPEDGAWYRAQVIVDGSEGTEVLFMDYGNASIATELRNLPDELKQKPALSRKCALQKPRDIKSWSRKSEVKFNELAAEGATIFTVQFIASGDISIVELFLEGKSVTEELVGLCEEAPAAEAPAEGSPVVEAPAEGSPVVEAPAERPAPLGLELQSTGKVCHVNSTEDFYIHLESSTPDLDKVLERMIDAPDFDTAPELKVGSLCAAFWAEDEQWYRAKILEFCDVGSQVLFVDYGNKAKCEDFRQLPEDLALIEPLAKCCRLALPEGATSNENLKKKFDELTAEDYTFQIELLDTTKEPVLVRLLLGGEDVGKMVNVGKSEKSEEPKVSANEVSSEIVNEIVQKVGEDSSNNVEPVEVESASAQVESIESTEIAAPAEVTKPETETEQSAFVPVDVNSVEPTAVPTESIEATEKADTPEVSKSDEPEKTVVDDLDTTPIDLNESISSNHTVIENKSFEANADALEDDKEVDEGFKSESDKIVTTEKDVSPDTTLESSNDTIKTPEKDESKESINPDTGYTSEAEKSPVGDSVAVTDSKKSEEGETKVDEKTADKLSEISSEVKAV; from the exons ATGGCTTTGCCAAATGATGGACAAAGAGCCTTTCGTCTCTTCGTGACCCATGTGGACAGCGACGGTCCCTTTTTGAAAATATGCGGGCAGCTGGACAAGCAGGCGGCGCTGATGATCGAGAGCCTGATAGACTCGTCGCGAGAGAACTTCGAGAAGGGCATCGGAGCGGTGCCGCCGGCGGCTATTCACGAGGGCATCATTTGTGCCGCCAAATACAAAGATGGGACGTACTATCGCGCGAAGATCGTGAGCACCACAACTTTGTCTAACGGATTAGTGGGGGTGCACTTCATCGACTACGGCAACAAGGACATAATCTCGCTGAGCACCATCCGGTTCCTGGACTCATACGACCCGCTGCTGCTGCAGCTGCGCGGGCAGGCCAGCGACTACTACGTGGCGCGCGTGATGCACCCGGCGGCGCGCTGGGACGAGCCGCTGCTGCTCAAGCTGCAGGCGCTGCTCTGCTACTCCGAGTATCCTGTCAACGTGGAGGCGCAGACTCGCACCATACCCATCGTCTCCATACTCTTCCAGGGCAATGATCTGTCACAGCACCTTGTGAATAATAAGTATGGCATCGCTGTACCCGTCACCAAGCAGGAGGTGCTCTTACTACAGCTGAATAATGAGAGCATGCAACCCATGTCTTCCACCTGGCAGCCGAGCTACTCGCCTGAGCCAAACAACTTCACTGAACATGTGCCTTTCTTTACAAATCAGATATTCCCGTCTAACCCAGCATCAGCTATGAGGTTGCAACAGAATGTGTCTGTTCCTTTCAATGGAGGCTATGTGCCCGCTCCCTCGGCTATTAGCCAAAGACTGATGGTCAATAAGACATCTAGGAACCCAGTCACACTGAGGGCTCCTATTCGCCAGCCTCAGCAGCCCCCACCATCTGGAGGGGCTACTCCAGTGTCACCAGCTCTCAACACTCCACCACCAGGCAAACCTGTGTCTCCTCAAAAATCAAGCAAAACCTACAAGAGTAGACTACTGGAAATAAACTCACAACACAAAGTGTTTGTGTCATACTGTGAAGAAGGCCCGGAACTGTTTGCCGTCCAACTTGTGACTGATGCTAAGAGGCTCGAAGATATGATGGATGAGATCAACAGGCAGCCTCACCGCAGCTTGACGGAGCCTCCCATGATAGGCACAGTCTGCCTCGGCCGCATGTCCGGTGACCGCATCATATGCCGAGCCATAGTTATGAATCTCTCAGGACAACAGTGTAAACTATTCTTTGTGGACTTTGGGGACACAGAAATGGTGTCCTACTATGACATATTTGATATACCGGAAGAGTTTGTGAAGCCTAACGTGTTTGCTATGAGATTCTGCTTGTCTGGAGTGAAGAATTTCAAAAAAGGTCCTCACCTAAACGAGTCATTCAAGCAGCTAGTGAACGGAAAAGTATTGACACTGCGCGTAGTCGCGCCTGAAGGGCCTCCTCTAATTCAATACGGAGAATTATACCTAGACAACAAGAACGTCTCCGACCTTCTAACATCCACCATCAAGGAGACCTTACAATTTAAATGGATGGACATGTTGACTCGCGGCAGCAAGATGTCGATCCTAGTCTCATACGTGGACAGTTGCCACAAGTTCTACGTGCAACTATCCGACCAGATTGAAGAGTTGAACCGCGTGATGGATGCAGTGAAGGCGCACTGCGAGCGGTCATCGTCCCCTGGTGCACTACCATTAGGTGCCGCTTGTTGCGCCAAGTTCCCTGATGACGGCAACTGGTACCGCGCGCGCGTGCTCAACCAGCAGGGCGGCAAGGTCACGGTGGCGTATGTGGACTACGGCAATGAACAGGAGATCAGCGTGTCGGACCTGAGGACCATCACGCCCGAGCTGATACAGCTGCCGGCGCAAGCCTTGAAGTGCGCTTTGAAG GGTTACGAAGACAAGCCAATCGAGACCAAGTCGTCCAACCAGCTCGAGATGCTAGCGCTAGAGAAGACGCTCATGGCGCACGTGATGGGCTCCACATCAGCAGACACGATGCTGGTGTCACTCGTGGATGATTCCTGCTCCCCGCCGCTAGACGTGGCGCGCCGTATGATGCAGCTGTCCACACCGAGGAGCCATGAG CCGAAAGCCACAACGCCGGTCCGCAAAGACGCTCCGGAGCCAGGCTTCAGCTCCCCCGAGAGCGCCGACGACCGCAAGAAGGGGTTCCGCAGGGAAAAGAGCTTCAAGGACGATAGGAGACCACGCGACGGGGATGACCTGGCGCAGAGAGGAGGCAGCTTTAGAGCTAG AGACAACCGCGATGGGTTCGACCGCTCCGGGCCCGGCCGACACAGCGAGAAGTTCGCAGGCAGACCCGACAAGGGAGACAG GCGTGGAGGCTCCAAGCCATGGGAGAACCAGAGCAGCGGCCCGGTGACCGCCTCTGAAGACACTTGGGAAGAGAGCGCCCCGCCCGCCAGACACGGCAGGGACTTTAGAGACAA AAAGAAAGGCCCTAAACCTGATCAACCAGAGCGGTCCCAACCGACCGACCGGACTGGGCCTAAACCTGGCTGGAAGAACAAGGCCGAGAGTGGTGGACCAAAGAGGACCAAACCCGGCGATGGTCCAAACGACCCCAAACCATCTATACAGGACCGGCTGAGACG CGACAACAAGTTTAATAAACAAGACGAGTGGGAAGAAAAGAAGAATGACAACTGGGAGTCCAACAGTCGCCCGGAGCGTCCCCCGCGGCGGGAGTATGGAGGAGACAGACGAGACAACTGGGGAGACAAGAAAGAGAACTTCCATCAGAAGAGAGACTTCAACCGAGACCGGGGAGAGAGAGGCGACCGAGGAGACAGGCCAAAGAGCAACTTCACCCCTAGAGACCGCGCAGATCGGTCCTTCGGATCGGATGAGCACAAGTCTGACCGCAGCTTCCGTACAGACAAGCCGAGGGGGCCATACAAACCCCGCAACGTCCCCAAAGACCTCCCCTCCCCTGTCCCTCTTAATAAGCCATTCCCCGAACAAACTATCGAAGCGAACGCACAACACGAGGTGTCTGTAACCTGGATAATATCCCCGGATAGCTTCTACACGCAGATCCTGTCGCTGCAGACAAAATTCCTCGACATGATGCACAAAATACCAGAAATATACAAGGGAGTGAGGTCCTACTCCGGAGATATATCGGTCGGCGCGTCCGTCCTGGCCAAATACCCTGAAGACGGCGTCCTATACCGAGCCACAGTGATATCGACCCAACCTTTTGGCAAATACATCGTCCAGTACATCGACTTCGGGAACAAATTCGTAGTCGACGCGCGCGACATCTGGCAGTTGGACGAGCAACTTCTAGAAGTCCCTAAGATGGCAGTTCACTGTTCTTTGTTAGGCGTGGCGCCTAAAGACGGCGAATGGAAGGCGAATAACGACATAGACTTGTGTTTCAATGCGCCCAGGTACCAGTGCGTGTTCCAAGAGGCTACTGAGGAAGGGAAATATAAGGTGTCGTTGTGGAATAATGGAGCGAGCGTCGCGGATATGTTGATTGAGAAGGAGCTGGCCGCTGCCTCGGACCTGGGATCCGCTGTTACCGTTAAAG ACGAGGCGATAGACCTGAGCATCATCGTGGGCCAACAAGCGCTGTGCCGCGTGACGCACGTGGAGTCGTTCGACAAGTTCTTCATCCAGCTGGACCTGGAGAAGGCCAAGCTCGTCGAGAAGGCTATAGATAACTTTGACGCTACTTTG TCATTCTTGGGACGACGC TTAACCCCCCTAGCGGAATCAAGCCTAACCGACGGCGTCCACTGCACGGTGAAGCGCGACGGCCGCACGCATCGCGCCATACTCACTGACACCTCGGACAAGACTGCCATCAAGGCCGTGCTGCCTGATTATGGAATTAATGTCACTACTACTATGGATAAT CTAATGATCTTACCGACGGAGCTCAGCGTGTATTACTACCAATCGCTGGAATGCTGCCTCCACAATTACACTGAGGAATCTACAAAGTTGCTTTCTCTCGACGAGCTGAAAGAAAGATTGACGGACAAAAAGTTCATCGTTTACATCAATGACGTGCCGAATATCAG CCTGCACACCACCCTGTACGACCCGGCAACCGGCGCGAAAGTGGCCATTTTCACCCCCGACGAGGGCGCATACGAATCTGTCACTCCGCTGTGCGCACGCGCAGTCTTCAACTATAACTTTGGTCTGGCGTACATCTCGCATGTCGCGTCGTTGGATGAAGTTTATCTGCAGAAGGCAGCCGATGGAGACAGGATAGCTGAGCTGCTGGATGAGTTGTACAAGTTTTATGAGGAAG GAACACCAGAGCCCCTGGAGAGCTTCGAGGTGGAAGGTCTTTGCGCGGCCAAGTCGAGCGACGGCAACTGGTACCGCGCCACCATCGTGACGTCATCGGACGACGAGTGCAACGTGCAGTTCACTGACTACGGCAACTGCGAGACACTACCTAAAGACTCGCTCAAGAAACTCAACACCAAGTTCTATGAGCCATGCGCGCTAGCACTAGTCGTTGGGCTAGGGTTAGCGCCTTTAAGTGATGATGCAGTTGCTAAGCTGAAAGAGTGGACGGAAGAGAAGGAGCTACAAGTGACGGTGTCGTTTGGAACTGACGGCTGGCTGGCCAGTCTGCACTCGGATGGTGTGGATCTGTCTATGAAGCTCGTGAATGAGAAGCTAGCGGCGCCGCAGACGCAAGCTGAAGAGGCAACCCCCGCACCGGCCGCTGAAGAACCGGTTTCACTGCCGTCTGGTTGCACCTCAGTCTACATCAGCCATATTGACACTCCCGGACAGTTTTGGCTACAGATGTCTGACAAAATAGACGCTATTGAGGAAATACAAGCGGAGCTGCAAGAGAAAGCAGCCAGTTTTGCCGACGTTGAAAACAGAGAGCTTGGCACCCTATGTATTGCTAAGTACTTGGCTGATGACCAGTGGTACAGAGCGGAGATACTTGACGCAGACTCTGATATAACCACAGTGCGGTTCATAGACTACGGTAACACAGATGTGTTGGACAACCAGCCGGGGTTGATCAAGGTGTTGCCGGATAATCTGAAGGAAGCCGAGCGGTACGCGGTCAAGTCGAGCGTGAATGCAGTCCCGACCGGCACTGGCCAGTGGTCCGATACCGCTTCAGACTACTTCATGCAACTGGTAGGAGATCTGTCTTCCCCAGTCGACGCTCTGATCGTCCTCAAAGATGTCACAACCTATGTGGACATATTCGTCAATGGACAAAACTTGACGGATAAGTTAGTGGCGGAAGGGCACGCGAATAGGGCCGAGGAACCAGCGTGTGGTGACCTGCCCACTTGCTTCGCTAGTCACGTGAATTCACCATCTGAGTTCTGGGTTCAACTGGAGGCGGCCACAGCTGAGCTGCAAGCCATGGAGGCTCTTATGGAAGACGCCGATAACTTCCCAGAGTTAACAGATAAGGAGGAAGGCGTGATATGCGCGGCCAAGTACCCCGAAGACGGCGCGTGGTACAGAGCTCAGGTCATAGTGGACGGCTCGGAAGGCACTGAGGTGCTGTTTATGGATTACGGTAACGCGTCCATAGCTACTGAACTACGTAATTTGCCCGATGAGCTGAAGCAAAAGCCGGCGTTATCAAGAAAGTGCGCTCTACAGAAGCCTCGTGATATCAAATCCTGGTCACGGAAATCGGAGGTTAAGTTCAATGAGTTGGCAGCGGAGGGCGCGACGATATTCACAGTGCAGTTCATCGCGTCGGGAGATATTTCGATAGTGGAGTTGTTCTTGGAGGGCAAGTCTGTGACGGAGGAGCTGGTGGGTCTGTGCGAGGAGGCGCCGGCGGCGGAGGCACCGGCTGAGGGGTCACCAGTCGTAGAGGCACCAGCCGAGGGGTCACCAGTCGTGGAGGCACCGGCCGAGCGCCCCGCGCCGCTGGGTCTCGAGCTGCAATCCACCGGTAAGGTCTGCCACGTCAACTCCACAGAAGACTTCTACATCCACCTCGAGTCCTCCACTCCAGACCTGGACAAGGTGCTCGAGAGAATGATCGACGCGCCCGATTTCGACACCGCGCCGGAACTCAAAGTGGGGTCACTCTGTGCCGCCTTCTGGGCTGAAGACGAGCAGTGGTACCGAGCCAAGATACTGGAGTTTTGCGATGTCGGATCACAGGTGCTGTTTGTAGATTACGGAAATAAAGCCAAGTGTGAAGACTTCAGGCAGTTACCTGAAGATCTAGCTTTAATAGAACCCCTAGCCAAGTGTTGCCGCCTGGCACTCCCCGAAGGCGCCACGTCAAATGAAAACTTGAAGAAAAAGTTTGACGAATTAACGGCCGAAGATTATACATTCCAAATAGAGTTGTTGGACACGACGAAAGAACCAGTACTTGTAAGATTATTACTGGGCGGTGAAGATGTCGGCAAAATGGTTAATGTTGGAAAGTCGGAGAAATCAGAAGAACCCAAAGTGAGTGCTAATGAAGTGTCCTCAGAAATAGTTAACGAAATCGTCCAAAAAGTAGGAGAAGATAGTAGTAATAATGTAGAGCCCGTAGAAGTAGAATCTGCTTCAGCACAAGTTGAGTCGATTGAGTCCACGGAAATTGCGGCACCAGCAGAAGTAACGAAACCCGAGACTGAAACTGAACAATCTGCATTCGTACCAGTTGATGTTAATAGTGTAGAACCTACTGCAGTTCCTACTGAATCGATTGAAGCCACGGAAAAGGCCGATACGCCAGAGGTATCTAAATCAGATGAACCTGAAAAGACCGTAGTTGATGATTTGGACACAACACCCATTGACCTAAATGAAAGCATCAGCAGCAACCACACAGTGATAGAAAACAAATCGTTTGAAGCCAACGCTGACGCTTTAGAAGACGATAAAGAAGTTGATGAAGGATTCAAAAGTGAATCTGATAAAATAGTCACGACGGAAAAAGATGTTTCACCAGACACGACTTTGGAGAGTTCAAACGATACTATAAAAACTCCCGAAAAGGATGAATCAAAAGAGTCCATCAACCCAGATACTGGCTACACCAGTGAAGCTGAAAAATCACCAGTAGGAGATTCTGTAGCTGTTACTGACAGCAAGAAATCAGAAGAAGGTGAAACTAAAGTGGATGAAAAGACTGCAGACAAGTTGTCAGAAATTAGTTCTGAAGTAAAGGCAGTTTAA